A window of the Hyphomicrobiales bacterium genome harbors these coding sequences:
- the rplX gene encoding 50S ribosomal protein L24 translates to MAAKLKKGDRVIVLAGKDKGKKGTIARVMPSEGRAVVDGVNLIRRHTKQSAGQEGGIITKPAPIQLSNLAIEDPKDGKATRVGFKIEGDKKVRFAKRSGEVIDG, encoded by the coding sequence ATGGCAGCGAAGCTGAAAAAGGGCGACCGAGTAATCGTGCTCGCCGGTAAAGATAAAGGCAAAAAGGGCACGATTGCTCGCGTGATGCCTAGTGAGGGACGTGCTGTTGTAGACGGCGTGAACCTTATCCGTCGTCACACAAAGCAATCAGCTGGCCAAGAAGGCGGCATCATCACGAAGCCGGCTCCAATCCAGTTGTCTAACCTTGCAATTGAAGATCCAAAAGATGGTAAAGCAACTCGCGTTGGCTTCAAAATTGAAGGTGACAAGAAAGTTCGTTTTGCTAAGCGTTCAGGAGAAGTGATCGATGGCTGA
- the rpsQ gene encoding 30S ribosomal protein S17 encodes MPKRILQGTVVSDKTDKTIVVKVERRFNHPLFKKVVRRSKNYQAHDDANQFKTGDMVLIEECKPISKTKRWTVLAERSASAGK; translated from the coding sequence ATGCCAAAGCGCATACTCCAGGGCACCGTAGTGTCTGATAAGACCGACAAGACCATAGTGGTAAAAGTTGAGCGTCGCTTCAACCACCCACTATTCAAAAAGGTTGTTCGTCGTTCAAAGAATTACCAGGCGCACGATGATGCCAACCAGTTCAAAACTGGCGACATGGTGTTGATCGAAGAGTGTAAGCCGATTTCGAAGACGAAACGGTGGACGGTGCTTGCTGAACGCAGCGCATCGGCTGGAAAATAA
- the rplP gene encoding 50S ribosomal protein L16 produces the protein MLQPKRTKFRKMHKGRIHGEAKGGTSLNFGAYGLKAVEPERITARQIEAARRAMTRHMKRAGRVWIRIFPDVPVSSKPTEVRMGKGKGSPDFWAARVKPGRVMFEIDGVSEPIAREAMRLAAMKLPIKTRFVQRIPD, from the coding sequence ATGCTGCAGCCAAAGCGCACAAAGTTTCGTAAAATGCACAAAGGCCGGATTCACGGTGAAGCCAAAGGTGGCACCAGCTTGAATTTTGGTGCCTATGGTTTGAAAGCTGTTGAACCTGAGCGGATTACTGCCCGCCAGATCGAAGCGGCTCGTCGTGCCATGACACGTCACATGAAACGTGCCGGTCGTGTATGGATCCGCATCTTTCCAGATGTGCCAGTATCATCCAAGCCGACAGAAGTTCGGATGGGTAAAGGTAAAGGTTCTCCTGATTTTTGGGCAGCCCGCGTTAAACCAGGCCGGGTAATGTTTGAAATTGACGGCGTATCAGAGCCAATCGCACGTGAGGCAATGCGCCTAGCAGCGATGAAGCTTCCGATCAAAACACGCTTTGTACAGCGTATTCCAGACTAA
- the rpmC gene encoding 50S ribosomal protein L29, whose amino-acid sequence MKSADLRTKTLDELEDNLLALKKEQFNLRFQRASGQMENTARVREVRRTIAKVMTIAAEKRAASNA is encoded by the coding sequence ATGAAATCCGCTGATTTGAGAACAAAAACACTGGACGAGCTTGAAGATAATCTTCTAGCGCTTAAGAAAGAACAGTTTAACCTGCGCTTTCAACGAGCATCTGGCCAGATGGAAAATACTGCTCGTGTTCGTGAGGTTCGCCGCACGATCGCTAAAGTAATGACAATTGCTGCAGAAAAACGCGCAGCAAGCAACGCTTAA
- the rplN gene encoding 50S ribosomal protein L14: MIQMQTNLEVADNSGARRVQCIKVLGGSKRKYASVGDIIVVSIKEAIPRGRVKKGDVRKAVVVRTAKSIRRPDGSLIRFDGNAAVILNTNSEPIGTRIFGPVPRELRGKSQMKIISLAPEVL, from the coding sequence ATGATTCAGATGCAAACTAACTTGGAAGTGGCCGATAACTCCGGCGCTCGTCGCGTTCAGTGCATCAAGGTTCTCGGCGGTTCCAAACGGAAATATGCTTCTGTTGGCGACATCATTGTGGTGTCAATAAAAGAAGCCATTCCACGGGGTCGTGTGAAGAAAGGTGATGTTCGTAAGGCAGTTGTCGTACGTACAGCCAAAAGTATCCGTCGTCCAGATGGCAGCCTCATCCGTTTCGACGGTAATGCAGCTGTTATTCTGAACACTAACTCCGAGCCGATCGGTACGCGTATCTTCGGTCCGGTTCCACGTGAATTACGTGGTAAGAGCCAGATGAAAATCATCTCGCTTGCACCAGAAGTTCTCTAA